A single window of Gossypium hirsutum isolate 1008001.06 chromosome A10, Gossypium_hirsutum_v2.1, whole genome shotgun sequence DNA harbors:
- the LOC121208205 gene encoding peptide deformylase 1A, chloroplastic/mitochondrial, whose translation MELLHKFSFRLLPPVTFSFNHTRLASLYLSTRFTVSGPAFSDPGPLFTSRRPLSSSVVSKAGWFLGLGERKKTSLPEIVKAGDPVLHEPAKEVDPGEIGSERIQNIIADMVRVMRMAPGVGLAAPQIGIPLRIIVLEDTTEYISYAPKEEIKAQDRRPFDLLVIINPKLKKRSNRSALFFEGCLSVDGFRAVVERHLDVEVTGFGHDGQPIKVDASGWQARILQHECDHLDGTLYVDKMVPRTFRTVQNLDLPLAEGCPKLGAR comes from the exons ATGGAACTCCTTCACAAATTCTCGTTCCGTCTTCTACCACCGGTCACTTTCAGCTTCAACCATACCAGATTAGCCTCTCTATATCTTTCCACCCGATTTACCGTTTCCGGACCCGCATTTTCAGACCCGGGTCCACTCTTCACGTCCCGAAGGCCTCTCTCTTCCTCGGTTGTTAGCAAAGCGGGTTGGTTTCTGGGTCTCGGAGAAAGGAAGAAAACGAGCTTGCCTGAGATAGTTAAAGCGGGTGACCCGGTTTTGCATGAACCGGCCAAGGAGGTTGACCCGGGCGAAATTGGGTCGGAGCGGATACAGAATATAATTGCTGATATGGTTCGGGTAATGAGGATGGCTCCAGGTGTAGGTCTTGCTGCCCCTCAAATTGGAATCCCTCTGCGA ATCATAGTATTAGAGGATACAACAGAATACATTAGTTATGCGCCCAAGGAAGAGATTAAAGCGCAGGATAGACGCCCTTTCGATCTTCTG GTCATAATAAATCCAAAGCTTAAAAAGAGAAGCAATAGGAGTGCACTATTTTTTGAAGGTTGTTTGAG TGTTGATGGATTCAGAGCAGTTGTGGAGCGACATCTTGATGTTGAAGTCACAGGTTTCGGTCACGATGGCCAGCCTATCAAAGTAGATGCCTCTGGGTGGCAAGCACGTATACTGCAGCATGAGTGTGATCATTTGGATGGAACACTGTATGTAGATAAGATGGTTCCAAGAACATTCAGAACTGTTCAAAATCTGGATCTGCCACTTGCTGAGGGGTGTCCGAAGCTTGGTGCCCGTTAA